In a single window of the Notamacropus eugenii isolate mMacEug1 chromosome 4, mMacEug1.pri_v2, whole genome shotgun sequence genome:
- the ELOVL2 gene encoding very long chain fatty acid elongase 2 isoform X1, producing the protein MEQLIAFDNEVNAFLDNMFGPRDARVRGWLMLDSYLPTFFLTVIYLLSIWLGNKYMKNRPALSLRGILIFYNLGITLLSLYMLVELILATWEGGYNLQCQNLVSAGEADIRVAKVLWWYYFSKLIEFMDTIFFVLRKKTSQITFLHVYHHTSMFNIWWCVLNWIPCGQSFFGPTLNSFIHILMYSYYGLSVIPSMHKYLWWKKYLTQAQLIQFVLTISHTLSAVVIPCGFPFGCLIFQSSYMLTLVILFLNFYVQTYRKKPLQQDTKEKLTGKEVTNGFPKVHFTAANGVGDKKAQ; encoded by the exons ATGCTCGGGTCAGAGGATGGCTCATGTTGGACTCCTACCTTCCTACTTTTTTCCTTACTGTAATATATTTACTTTCCATATGGTTGGGTAACAAGTATATGAAGAACAGGCCTGCACTTTCTCTCAGGGGTATCCTCATTTTCTATAATCTTGGAATCACactactctctctatatatgctTGTAGAG CTCATTCTTGCCACTTGGGAAGGAGGCTACAACTTACAGTGTCAGAATCTCGTCAGTGCAGGAGAAGCAGATATCCGG gTAGCTAAAGTGCTGTGGTGGTACTACTTCTCCAAACTGATAGAATTCATGGACACAATTTTCTTTGTTCTGAGGAAGAAAACAAGTCAGATTACTTTTCTCCATGTGTACCATCATACTTCAATGTTTAACATCTGGTGGTGCGTTCTGAACTGGATACCATGTGGACAGA GTTTTTTTGGACCAACACTGAACAGTTTTATCCACATTCTAATGTACTCTTACTATGGACTGTCGGTGATTCCATCCATGCACAAGTATCTCTGGTGGAAGAAATACCTCACACAGGCACAACTG ATCCAGTTTGTGCTGACCATATCACACACCCTGAGTGCAGTTGTGATACCTTGTGGCTTTCCTTTTGGCTGTCTCATCTTCCAGTCTTCCTACATGCTCACATTAGTCAtcttattcttaaatttttatgttcAG ACATATCGGAAAAAGCCTCTGCAGCAAGATACAAAAGAGAAGCTTACAGGGAAAGAAGTCACAAATGGTTTTCCCAAAGTTCATTTCACTGCAGCTAATGGAGTTGGAGACAAGAAAGCACAgtga
- the ELOVL2 gene encoding very long chain fatty acid elongase 2 isoform X2, whose product MFGPRDARVRGWLMLDSYLPTFFLTVIYLLSIWLGNKYMKNRPALSLRGILIFYNLGITLLSLYMLVELILATWEGGYNLQCQNLVSAGEADIRVAKVLWWYYFSKLIEFMDTIFFVLRKKTSQITFLHVYHHTSMFNIWWCVLNWIPCGQSFFGPTLNSFIHILMYSYYGLSVIPSMHKYLWWKKYLTQAQLIQFVLTISHTLSAVVIPCGFPFGCLIFQSSYMLTLVILFLNFYVQTYRKKPLQQDTKEKLTGKEVTNGFPKVHFTAANGVGDKKAQ is encoded by the exons ATGCTCGGGTCAGAGGATGGCTCATGTTGGACTCCTACCTTCCTACTTTTTTCCTTACTGTAATATATTTACTTTCCATATGGTTGGGTAACAAGTATATGAAGAACAGGCCTGCACTTTCTCTCAGGGGTATCCTCATTTTCTATAATCTTGGAATCACactactctctctatatatgctTGTAGAG CTCATTCTTGCCACTTGGGAAGGAGGCTACAACTTACAGTGTCAGAATCTCGTCAGTGCAGGAGAAGCAGATATCCGG gTAGCTAAAGTGCTGTGGTGGTACTACTTCTCCAAACTGATAGAATTCATGGACACAATTTTCTTTGTTCTGAGGAAGAAAACAAGTCAGATTACTTTTCTCCATGTGTACCATCATACTTCAATGTTTAACATCTGGTGGTGCGTTCTGAACTGGATACCATGTGGACAGA GTTTTTTTGGACCAACACTGAACAGTTTTATCCACATTCTAATGTACTCTTACTATGGACTGTCGGTGATTCCATCCATGCACAAGTATCTCTGGTGGAAGAAATACCTCACACAGGCACAACTG ATCCAGTTTGTGCTGACCATATCACACACCCTGAGTGCAGTTGTGATACCTTGTGGCTTTCCTTTTGGCTGTCTCATCTTCCAGTCTTCCTACATGCTCACATTAGTCAtcttattcttaaatttttatgttcAG ACATATCGGAAAAAGCCTCTGCAGCAAGATACAAAAGAGAAGCTTACAGGGAAAGAAGTCACAAATGGTTTTCCCAAAGTTCATTTCACTGCAGCTAATGGAGTTGGAGACAAGAAAGCACAgtga